One stretch of Hymenobacter chitinivorans DSM 11115 DNA includes these proteins:
- the ygiD gene encoding 4,5-DOPA-extradiol-dioxygenase, giving the protein MNLHDIHKTATSFPKSEKMPVLFIGHGSPMNALEDNPFTRRLKQLGREIRQRQMPHAILVVSAHWLTRGTFAGINARPETIHDFGGFPQELFAMQYPAPGAPSFAQSIIEHVHDVHGSDEWGLDHGTWTVLHHLFPEANVPVFQLSLDVTKSMQQHFDLARQLQFLRERGVLIVGSGNIVHNLRQSMPKLMMGDATPYDWATEFDEWVKAKIDQRDFASLVNYQQLAGGSGQLAVPTTDHYLPVLYSLGLADKDENITHTFEEVSYGGLSMRTFMAG; this is encoded by the coding sequence ATGAACTTGCACGACATTCATAAAACCGCCACTTCCTTCCCCAAATCGGAGAAAATGCCCGTGCTCTTTATTGGGCACGGCTCTCCGATGAACGCCCTGGAGGACAACCCTTTTACCCGCCGCCTCAAGCAGCTGGGCCGGGAAATCCGGCAGCGGCAGATGCCCCACGCCATTCTGGTGGTGTCGGCCCACTGGCTCACCCGCGGTACGTTTGCCGGCATCAACGCCCGGCCCGAAACCATCCACGACTTCGGCGGCTTTCCGCAGGAGCTGTTTGCCATGCAGTACCCGGCCCCCGGGGCGCCCTCGTTTGCCCAGTCCATTATTGAGCACGTGCACGACGTGCACGGTTCCGACGAGTGGGGCCTCGACCACGGCACCTGGACCGTGCTGCACCACCTGTTTCCCGAGGCCAACGTGCCCGTGTTTCAGCTCAGCCTCGACGTGACCAAGTCCATGCAGCAGCACTTCGACCTGGCCCGGCAGCTGCAGTTTCTGCGGGAGCGGGGCGTGCTTATCGTCGGCAGCGGCAACATCGTGCACAACCTGCGCCAGAGCATGCCCAAGCTGATGATGGGCGACGCGACGCCCTACGACTGGGCCACCGAGTTTGACGAATGGGTGAAGGCCAAAATCGACCAGCGCGACTTTGCCAGCCTGGTCAACTACCAACAGCTGGCCGGGGGCAGCGGGCAGCTCGCGGTGCCCACCACCGACCATTACCTGCCCGTGCTCTACAGCCTGGGCCTGGCCGACAAGGACGAGAACATCACCCACACCTTCGAGGAAGTCAGCTACGGTGGCCTGAGCATGCGCACGTTTATGGCCGGCTAG
- a CDS encoding TonB-dependent receptor, which produces MRRPLLLSILLLTLLLPATSWAQALGGLIVGKLVGADGAPLENISVSLKKTGTGVNTEANGSFKLKAEAGTQLLHISGLGYVTQETAVEVVAGKTITLPTITLQINQHELSEVKITEQRGLNQRPASVSKMPIAPLDLPQAAVTIDRQVLEQQQVLHLSDALVNVSGLYVTSTTGGVQEELGSRGFAYGSSNTFKNGVRFNNGIMPEASSLERMEVLKGSAAILYGNVAAGGVLNLVTKKPQFERGGSVGLRVGSFGLWKPIFDVYGAVGKSDKVAFRLNGTFEKANSFRDEVKSDRVYVNPSLLFELSPKTTLVLEGDYLRDNRTPDFGVGAINYEIQPSRSRFLNTPGAKNATQQTSTTATLTSRLSDKWQVRAIAGFQRYANEQFSSSRPAGSVFKPGKFYGNQLRSLQRSNTAENYYLAQFDVTGSFRTGFLGHTLLLGADADQYNTRLLAYTAQPYDSINILDRTKVVTQPRNAVRDYSQLPLVTRTLGNTRRAGFYVQDLLSLSEKVKVLAGLRWSYQETPSDVYTYTPPTAAVQTVTVRENRRFDSAFSPRVGLVYQPIKTTALFASYSNSFTPQANTVTDNQGNGLPPSVIDQVEVGIKNDLFKGALSANVTAYRIVNSNQAQVIQQYLNNDVRQPNPAYNSAWPSAQELAGEVTSKGVEVDIQSKPYLGWTFISGYSYNNTAYTKSNIYENGSRLRYNPAHTANLSVFYNFNTSFGENKMLRGLSAGFTTYYVGDKLAGRNTRTTVANDAFRLISIPDYVQFDASLGYSYDRFSLRVKLANILNELSYNLHDDNSVNPIAPRNFSATASYRL; this is translated from the coding sequence ATGCGTCGCCCCCTACTCCTGTCGATTCTGCTGCTCACCCTTCTTTTGCCAGCTACCAGCTGGGCCCAGGCGTTGGGTGGCTTGATTGTCGGGAAGCTGGTGGGTGCCGACGGGGCCCCGCTGGAAAACATTTCGGTGAGCCTGAAAAAAACCGGCACCGGCGTCAACACCGAAGCCAACGGTAGCTTCAAGCTCAAGGCCGAAGCCGGTACCCAACTGCTGCACATCAGCGGCCTGGGCTACGTAACCCAGGAAACGGCGGTGGAAGTAGTGGCTGGCAAAACCATTACGCTGCCGACCATTACGCTGCAAATCAACCAGCACGAGCTGTCGGAAGTAAAAATCACCGAGCAGCGCGGCCTCAACCAGCGGCCGGCCAGCGTCAGCAAGATGCCCATTGCCCCGCTGGATTTGCCCCAGGCCGCTGTTACCATCGACCGGCAAGTTCTTGAGCAACAGCAAGTATTGCACCTGAGCGACGCCCTGGTAAACGTGAGCGGCCTGTACGTGACCAGCACCACGGGCGGCGTGCAGGAAGAGCTTGGCAGCCGGGGCTTTGCCTACGGCAGCAGCAACACCTTTAAGAACGGCGTCCGGTTCAACAACGGCATCATGCCCGAAGCCAGCTCCCTGGAGCGCATGGAAGTGCTCAAGGGCAGTGCGGCCATTCTCTACGGCAACGTGGCGGCCGGCGGCGTGCTCAACCTGGTAACCAAAAAGCCTCAATTTGAACGGGGCGGCTCGGTAGGCCTGCGCGTGGGCTCCTTCGGCCTGTGGAAGCCCATCTTCGACGTGTACGGCGCCGTGGGCAAGAGCGACAAAGTGGCCTTCCGCCTGAACGGTACCTTCGAGAAAGCCAACAGCTTCCGCGACGAGGTGAAGTCGGACCGGGTGTACGTGAACCCCTCCCTGCTGTTTGAGCTGAGCCCCAAAACGACCCTGGTGCTGGAAGGCGACTACCTGCGCGACAACCGCACCCCCGACTTCGGCGTGGGCGCCATCAACTACGAAATCCAGCCTTCGCGCAGCCGCTTTTTGAACACGCCCGGCGCCAAAAACGCCACCCAGCAAACCAGCACCACCGCCACGCTGACCAGCCGCCTGAGCGACAAGTGGCAGGTGCGGGCCATTGCCGGCTTCCAGCGCTACGCCAACGAGCAGTTCAGTAGCTCCCGCCCCGCCGGCTCGGTGTTTAAGCCCGGCAAATTCTACGGCAACCAGCTGCGCAGCCTGCAGCGCAGCAACACCGCCGAAAACTACTACCTGGCCCAGTTCGACGTAACGGGCAGCTTCCGCACCGGCTTCCTGGGCCACACCCTGCTGCTGGGCGCCGACGCCGACCAGTACAACACCCGCCTGCTGGCTTATACCGCCCAGCCCTACGACTCCATCAACATCCTGGACCGCACCAAAGTGGTGACCCAGCCCCGCAATGCCGTGCGCGACTACAGCCAGCTCCCGCTGGTGACCCGCACGCTGGGCAACACCCGCCGCGCCGGTTTCTACGTGCAGGATTTGCTGAGCCTCTCGGAGAAAGTGAAAGTGCTGGCCGGCCTGCGCTGGAGCTACCAGGAAACGCCCAGCGACGTGTATACCTACACGCCCCCGACGGCCGCCGTGCAAACGGTAACCGTGCGCGAAAACCGCCGCTTCGACAGCGCCTTCTCGCCCCGCGTGGGCCTGGTCTACCAGCCCATCAAAACCACGGCCCTGTTTGCCTCCTACTCCAACTCCTTCACGCCCCAGGCCAACACCGTAACCGACAACCAGGGCAACGGCCTGCCGCCCTCCGTCATCGACCAGGTGGAAGTTGGCATCAAGAATGACCTGTTCAAAGGCGCCCTCTCGGCCAACGTCACGGCCTACCGCATCGTGAACAGCAACCAGGCCCAGGTGATTCAGCAGTACCTCAACAACGACGTGCGCCAGCCGAACCCGGCTTACAACTCGGCCTGGCCCAGCGCCCAGGAGCTGGCCGGCGAAGTAACCAGCAAAGGCGTGGAAGTCGACATTCAGAGCAAGCCTTACCTGGGCTGGACCTTCATCAGCGGCTACAGCTACAACAACACGGCCTACACCAAGAGCAACATCTACGAAAACGGCAGCCGCCTGCGCTACAACCCCGCCCACACGGCCAACCTGAGCGTGTTCTACAACTTCAACACCTCGTTCGGCGAAAATAAAATGCTGCGCGGCCTGAGCGCCGGCTTCACGACCTACTACGTGGGCGACAAGCTGGCCGGCCGCAACACCCGCACCACGGTGGCCAACGACGCCTTCCGCCTGATTTCCATCCCCGACTACGTGCAGTTCGACGCCTCCCTGGGCTACAGCTACGACCGGTTTTCGCTGCGGGTGAAGCTGGCCAACATCCTCAACGAGCTGAGCTACAACCTGCACGACGACAACAGCGTGAACCCCATTGCCCCCCGCAACTTTTCGGCCACGGCCAGCTACCGTTTGTAA
- a CDS encoding Crp/Fnr family transcriptional regulator, translating into MLDHLRTYLQAKLPLLTDEQFAVLAAQLQPRELGRQQVLVRQGEIGRHGAFVVQGCLRSFVVDKKGKEHVLQFAPENWWVADQHGLLHHEPALFSIDALEDSRVLLFGPGFYQQLTQLGPAFQGFFYDLQQNSVRAMQKRLIATLSAPAEERYLDFLRTYPSLAQRLPLRLIAAYLGVTPESLSRIRKELAGHR; encoded by the coding sequence ATGCTCGACCACCTGCGCACCTATCTGCAAGCCAAGCTACCCCTGCTGACCGACGAGCAGTTTGCCGTCCTGGCCGCCCAGCTGCAGCCCCGGGAGCTGGGCCGGCAGCAAGTGCTGGTGCGGCAGGGCGAAATAGGCCGCCACGGTGCTTTCGTCGTGCAGGGCTGCCTGCGCAGCTTCGTGGTCGACAAAAAGGGCAAGGAGCACGTGCTGCAGTTTGCGCCCGAAAACTGGTGGGTGGCCGACCAGCACGGCCTGCTTCACCACGAGCCGGCCCTGTTCAGCATCGACGCCCTGGAAGATTCCCGGGTGCTGCTCTTCGGCCCCGGGTTTTACCAGCAGCTCACTCAGCTGGGCCCCGCATTTCAGGGCTTTTTCTACGACCTGCAGCAGAACAGCGTGCGGGCCATGCAGAAGCGCCTGATTGCCACGCTCAGCGCCCCGGCCGAGGAGCGGTACCTGGACTTTCTGCGCACCTACCCGTCCCTGGCCCAGCGCCTGCCCCTGCGCCTGATTGCAGCTTACCTCGGGGTCACGCCCGAGTCGTTGAGCCGCATCCGTAAGGAGCTGGCTGGGCATAGGTAG
- a CDS encoding pyridoxal phosphate-dependent aminotransferase, protein MMVSKMAGSLIGSEIIKIGNEVNDMIRKGEEICNLTIGDFDPSIYPIPDGLQTEIAAAYAAGQTNYPPANGMADLRTAVAEFTTERLGLTYSVNDILVAGGSRPLIYATYLALIDAGDKVVFPVPSWNNNHYCHLSGAEPIMVETSVENNFMPTAAEVAPHLKGATLLALCSPLNPTGTVFSREDLEAICDLVIAENKTRSAGEKPLYIMYDQIYWMLTFGETKHYDPVNLRPELRDYVIYIDGISKCFAATGVRVGYAFGPSNVIDKMKSILGHVGAWAPKAEQVATAKYLKQGPAVDEFLAGFKQKVQRSLDALYNGLQDLKQQGYPVDAVVPQGAIYLTAQINALGKTTPEGKLLATNKDITFYLISRARLAVVPFGAFGTDETSTWFRMSVGGASLESMEAALPRLKEALDVLQ, encoded by the coding sequence ATGATGGTTTCTAAAATGGCCGGCAGCCTGATTGGCTCCGAGATTATCAAGATTGGGAACGAGGTCAACGACATGATTCGCAAGGGCGAGGAAATCTGCAACCTCACTATCGGCGACTTCGACCCTTCGATTTACCCCATCCCCGACGGCCTGCAAACGGAAATTGCCGCCGCCTACGCCGCCGGCCAAACCAACTACCCACCCGCCAACGGCATGGCCGACCTGCGCACGGCCGTGGCCGAATTCACGACCGAGCGGCTGGGCCTCACCTATTCCGTCAACGACATCCTGGTGGCCGGCGGCTCCCGCCCCCTCATCTACGCCACCTACCTGGCCCTGATTGACGCCGGCGACAAAGTGGTATTTCCGGTGCCCTCCTGGAACAACAACCACTACTGCCACCTCTCCGGCGCCGAGCCCATCATGGTCGAAACCTCGGTGGAAAACAACTTTATGCCCACCGCGGCCGAAGTAGCGCCCCACCTGAAGGGTGCCACCCTGCTGGCCCTCTGCTCCCCGCTGAACCCCACGGGCACCGTGTTTTCCCGGGAAGACCTGGAGGCCATCTGCGACCTGGTCATTGCCGAAAACAAGACCCGCAGCGCCGGCGAAAAGCCCTTGTACATCATGTACGACCAGATCTACTGGATGCTGACCTTTGGCGAGACGAAGCACTACGACCCGGTAAACCTGCGCCCCGAGCTGCGCGACTACGTCATCTACATCGACGGTATTTCCAAGTGCTTTGCCGCCACCGGCGTGCGGGTGGGCTACGCCTTCGGCCCCAGCAACGTGATTGACAAGATGAAGTCCATCCTGGGCCACGTGGGCGCCTGGGCCCCTAAGGCCGAGCAGGTGGCCACGGCCAAATACCTCAAGCAAGGCCCCGCCGTAGATGAGTTCCTGGCCGGTTTCAAGCAGAAGGTGCAGCGCAGCCTCGACGCGCTCTACAACGGCCTGCAGGACCTCAAACAGCAGGGCTACCCCGTTGATGCCGTCGTGCCCCAGGGCGCCATCTACCTCACGGCCCAGATCAACGCCCTAGGCAAAACCACGCCCGAAGGCAAGCTGCTGGCCACCAACAAGGATATTACTTTCTACCTCATTTCCCGGGCCCGCCTGGCCGTGGTGCCCTTCGGCGCCTTCGGCACCGACGAAACCTCGACCTGGTTCCGCATGTCGGTCGGTGGGGCCTCCCTGGAAAGCATGGAAGCCGCCCTGCCCCGCCTCAAGGAAGCCCTGGACGTGCTGCAGTAG
- a CDS encoding winged helix-turn-helix domain-containing protein: protein MKELLHPELMFRLNGRLWLEGPTDRMMGIGRLELLEKIHRLGSISKAAQEMQMSYKRAWDLVASMNQQAREPLVSTQAGGKRGGGAVVTEAGQQMMREFAALQDRFQAFLATETARML, encoded by the coding sequence ATGAAAGAGCTGCTGCACCCGGAATTGATGTTTCGCCTGAACGGCCGCCTGTGGCTGGAAGGGCCCACCGACCGGATGATGGGCATCGGGCGGCTGGAGCTGCTGGAAAAGATTCACCGCCTGGGCTCCATTTCCAAGGCGGCCCAGGAAATGCAGATGTCCTACAAGCGGGCCTGGGACCTGGTGGCCTCCATGAACCAGCAGGCCCGGGAGCCGCTGGTGAGCACCCAGGCCGGCGGCAAGCGCGGCGGCGGGGCCGTGGTAACCGAGGCCGGGCAGCAGATGATGCGGGAGTTTGCGGCCCTGCAGGACCGGTTTCAGGCGTTTCTGGCCACCGAAACGGCCCGGATGCTGTAG
- a CDS encoding PepSY-associated TM helix domain-containing protein has protein sequence MKILFRNIHLYLSLASGLIIAIVCFTGGVLVFEKELDQAWHPERFFVTPPARQPRLPLAQLLDGVKATDPKAKIGGVKVYADPARTVEISLAGGPGGPGGKPEGGREGKAEGGKARAEQGSGAEHGPRGEKGKGEKGKGGGGEGGRGPVLYVNPYTGAIIDKVNYRDTFFFTMMALHRGMVGGPVGKLVVGVSTLLFLFIIATGIVLWWPATRNIVKQRLTIKWDASFKRLNHDLHIVLGFYSALFLFVFAFTGLAWSFEWFNNGIFAVTNSDPKGPEAPKSTLVLNGGKLTFDQAYTVARQQVPGALSYAISLPKDSTEAVRVNTTSANAAYEGATDELYLDQYSGQPLGKLNFADRNLGQRVRRTFKPVHTGAIFGTPSKIVAVVVCLLGVTFPVTGVIMWLNRLRKAKKKQQKQAAVAA, from the coding sequence ATGAAAATCCTGTTTCGCAACATTCACCTCTACCTGAGCCTGGCCTCGGGCCTGATCATCGCCATTGTCTGCTTCACCGGCGGCGTGCTGGTTTTTGAAAAGGAGCTCGACCAGGCCTGGCACCCCGAGCGGTTCTTCGTGACGCCGCCCGCCCGCCAGCCGCGCCTGCCCCTGGCCCAGCTGCTCGACGGCGTGAAGGCCACCGACCCCAAGGCCAAAATCGGCGGGGTGAAAGTGTACGCCGACCCCGCCCGCACCGTGGAGATTAGCCTGGCCGGTGGGCCCGGCGGCCCGGGCGGCAAGCCCGAAGGCGGCCGGGAAGGCAAAGCCGAAGGTGGCAAGGCCCGCGCTGAGCAAGGTAGCGGTGCTGAGCACGGCCCCCGGGGCGAAAAAGGCAAGGGCGAGAAGGGCAAAGGCGGTGGTGGCGAAGGGGGCCGCGGCCCGGTGCTGTACGTAAATCCCTACACCGGCGCCATTATTGACAAGGTCAACTACCGCGACACGTTTTTCTTCACCATGATGGCCCTGCACCGCGGCATGGTGGGCGGCCCGGTGGGCAAGCTCGTGGTGGGCGTCAGCACCCTGCTCTTCCTCTTTATCATTGCTACCGGCATCGTGCTGTGGTGGCCCGCCACGCGCAACATCGTGAAGCAGCGCCTGACCATCAAGTGGGACGCCAGCTTCAAGCGCCTCAACCACGATTTGCACATCGTGCTGGGCTTCTACAGCGCCCTGTTCTTGTTCGTATTCGCCTTCACTGGCCTGGCCTGGTCGTTTGAGTGGTTCAACAACGGCATCTTCGCCGTGACCAATTCCGACCCCAAAGGCCCCGAGGCGCCCAAATCCACGCTGGTCCTCAACGGCGGCAAGCTCACGTTCGACCAGGCCTACACCGTGGCCCGGCAGCAGGTGCCCGGCGCGCTGTCGTACGCCATTTCCCTGCCCAAGGACTCCACCGAGGCCGTGCGGGTTAATACGACTTCCGCCAACGCGGCCTACGAAGGCGCCACCGACGAATTGTACCTCGACCAGTACTCCGGCCAGCCCCTGGGCAAACTGAACTTCGCCGACCGCAACCTGGGCCAGCGCGTGCGCCGCACTTTCAAGCCGGTCCACACCGGCGCCATCTTCGGCACCCCCTCGAAAATCGTAGCCGTGGTGGTGTGCTTGCTGGGCGTTACCTTCCCCGTGACGGGCGTAATTATGTGGCTTAACCGCCTGCGCAAGGCCAAGAAAAAGCAGCAGAAACAAGCCGCCGTGGCCGCCTAA
- a CDS encoding TonB-dependent receptor: MRLFTLWRPEGRAGYLGLLAISGVSNLAWGQTAPPASRPAADTLRRVQLSEVVVAASRVEESLLQSPVTVEKLSGRALRLTPAPTFFDALEGVKGVQVITPSLGFKVLNARGFANTTNVRFVQLVDGIDNQAPHIGGPIGNALGPSDLDIGSVEIVPGSAAALYGLNAINGLANFSTRSPFTSEGLSAQQRTGLNHVNDPLVGAKLYSETSVRYAKVLRPRLALKLNGTYSRGYDWIANDQTELNAAGNATTGLLGADNPARDPVNSYGNESSDRITFRRGGKTYSVARTGYDEREVVDYGLQTIKADAALHYKLGRSAELAYTYRLAVLDNVYQRSNRFRLQDYRLQQHALQLTGPVVQARAYVTGENTGRSYNLRSAAENLDRTYKPDNVWIDDYGRGYDQALAGGQTVAQAHAAGRTQADAGRYQPGTALFRQKLSELQDINNWDQGAALRVQASLVHAEAQVNVAEALRRGGQDWLPAAVDVLAGLDHRTYVIVPDGNYFINPEPGRDPLRDKLTYGKTGGFGQAGVRLWQQKVRLTATLRADKNDYFDVRFNPRFTAGYSPTQRHNFRVSYQSGYRFPSLFEAFSNVNSGQVKRIGGLRVMSDGVFENSYLRSSIDAFNAAVTASVNANTSPTLTPAQKQSLAIEQNQARLQRNPYTYLRPEQIRSLELGYKAALLPGGRLLLDVDAYYNAYRDFIAQVEAYVPKTLNPDSAAIYLSIRATQNRYRLWTNAQTRVYNYGGSVGLRYERPGGLLLGANATYARLARTESGDGLEDGFNTPRWMANLSLGHEHLNHSNIGFGVSYHWQQHYYSQTFLVSGEVPAYGSLDAQLTYVVPAPQLRLKLGATNVLNQYYASFLGGPGVGGLYYLALTYTVE; this comes from the coding sequence ATGCGGCTTTTTACCCTGTGGCGCCCTGAGGGGCGGGCCGGCTACCTCGGCCTGTTGGCAATTTCGGGCGTGAGCAACCTGGCCTGGGGGCAAACCGCGCCGCCCGCCAGCCGCCCGGCGGCCGACACCCTGCGGCGGGTGCAGCTGAGTGAAGTGGTGGTGGCCGCTTCCCGGGTGGAGGAAAGCTTGCTGCAGTCGCCGGTGACGGTGGAGAAGCTCAGCGGCCGGGCCCTGCGCCTGACGCCGGCGCCCACGTTTTTCGACGCCCTGGAAGGCGTGAAGGGCGTGCAGGTTATTACGCCCAGTCTGGGTTTTAAAGTGCTCAATGCCCGGGGTTTTGCTAATACGACCAACGTGCGCTTCGTGCAGCTCGTGGATGGCATCGACAACCAGGCGCCCCACATCGGCGGCCCCATCGGCAATGCTTTGGGGCCGAGTGATTTGGATATTGGCAGCGTGGAAATCGTGCCGGGTTCGGCGGCGGCGCTCTACGGGCTCAACGCCATCAACGGGCTGGCCAACTTCAGCACCCGCAGCCCCTTTACCTCCGAAGGGCTGAGCGCGCAGCAAAGAACCGGGCTCAACCACGTTAATGACCCGCTGGTAGGCGCTAAGCTCTACTCCGAAACCAGCGTGCGCTACGCCAAAGTGCTGCGGCCCCGGCTGGCCCTGAAGCTCAACGGCACTTACAGCCGGGGCTACGACTGGATTGCCAACGACCAGACCGAGCTTAATGCCGCCGGCAACGCCACCACCGGCCTACTGGGCGCCGACAACCCCGCCCGGGACCCGGTCAATAGCTACGGCAACGAGTCGTCGGACCGGATTACGTTCCGGCGGGGGGGCAAAACCTACTCGGTGGCCCGCACCGGCTACGACGAGCGGGAGGTGGTGGATTACGGCCTGCAAACCATCAAGGCCGACGCGGCCCTGCACTATAAGCTGGGCCGTAGTGCGGAGCTGGCCTACACCTACCGCCTGGCCGTGCTCGACAACGTGTACCAGCGCTCCAACCGGTTTCGGCTCCAGGACTACCGTTTGCAGCAGCACGCCCTGCAGCTGACAGGCCCCGTGGTGCAGGCCCGGGCCTACGTGACGGGCGAAAACACCGGCCGTAGCTACAACCTGCGCTCCGCCGCCGAAAATCTGGACCGCACCTACAAGCCCGACAACGTCTGGATTGACGACTACGGGCGGGGCTACGACCAGGCCCTGGCTGGAGGCCAAACCGTGGCCCAGGCCCACGCCGCCGGCCGCACCCAGGCCGATGCGGGCCGCTACCAGCCCGGCACGGCACTTTTTCGCCAGAAGCTCAGCGAGCTACAGGACATCAACAACTGGGACCAGGGCGCGGCCCTGCGGGTGCAAGCCAGCCTGGTGCACGCCGAGGCCCAGGTGAATGTGGCCGAGGCCCTGCGCCGCGGCGGACAGGACTGGCTGCCCGCCGCCGTGGACGTGCTGGCCGGCCTGGACCACCGCACCTACGTCATCGTGCCCGACGGCAACTACTTCATCAACCCCGAACCGGGCCGGGACCCCCTGCGCGACAAGCTGACCTACGGCAAAACCGGCGGCTTCGGGCAGGCCGGTGTGCGGCTCTGGCAGCAGAAGGTGCGGCTCACGGCCACGCTGCGCGCCGACAAGAACGACTACTTCGACGTGCGTTTCAACCCGCGCTTTACGGCCGGGTACTCGCCCACCCAGCGCCACAACTTCCGGGTGAGCTACCAGAGCGGCTACCGATTTCCGAGCTTGTTCGAGGCTTTTTCCAACGTCAACAGCGGGCAGGTCAAGCGCATCGGCGGGCTGCGGGTCATGTCCGACGGGGTGTTTGAGAACAGCTATTTGCGCAGCAGCATCGATGCCTTTAATGCTGCCGTAACGGCCAGCGTAAATGCCAATACTTCCCCTACGCTCACCCCGGCCCAGAAGCAAAGTTTGGCCATTGAGCAGAACCAAGCCCGCTTGCAGCGCAACCCCTACACCTACCTGCGGCCCGAGCAAATCCGGTCCTTGGAGCTGGGCTACAAGGCGGCCCTGCTGCCCGGGGGCCGCCTGCTGCTCGACGTGGATGCCTACTACAATGCCTACCGCGACTTTATTGCCCAGGTCGAAGCCTACGTGCCCAAAACCCTGAACCCCGACTCGGCCGCCATTTACCTCAGCATCCGGGCCACCCAGAACCGCTACCGCCTCTGGACCAACGCCCAAACCCGGGTGTACAACTACGGCGGCTCGGTGGGGCTGCGCTACGAGCGACCCGGCGGCCTATTGCTGGGCGCCAATGCCACCTACGCCCGGTTGGCCCGCACCGAGTCGGGCGACGGGCTGGAGGACGGCTTCAACACCCCGCGCTGGATGGCCAACCTGAGCCTGGGCCACGAACACCTGAACCACAGCAATATTGGCTTTGGAGTAAGCTACCACTGGCAGCAGCACTACTATTCCCAGACGTTCCTGGTGAGCGGGGAAGTGCCGGCCTACGGCAGCCTCGATGCCCAGCTAACCTACGTGGTGCCCGCCCCGCAGCTGCGCCTCAAGCTGGGCGCTACCAACGTGCTGAACCAGTACTACGCTTCCTTTCTGGGTGGCCCCGGCGTGGGCGGGCTGTACTACCTGGCCCTGACCTATACCGTGGAGTAG
- a CDS encoding HAD family hydrolase encodes MKAFLFDLNGTMIHDMDYHTDAWHHMFNHELGGHFTREEVKPQMYGKNQEVLVRMFGPDRFTAAEMDELAFRKEQRYQQEFRPHLALLPGLPEFLARAHQQGIPMAIGSAAIPFNIDFVLDTLGIRPYFRAIVSADDVTRSKPHPETFLKAAGQLGVLPSDCLVFEDVPKGAEAARNAGMKAVILTTTHEPSEFAHLPNILHFAPDFRDEAIKSLLDNA; translated from the coding sequence ATGAAAGCCTTTCTGTTTGATTTGAACGGTACGATGATTCACGACATGGATTATCATACCGATGCTTGGCACCACATGTTCAACCACGAGCTGGGTGGCCACTTTACCCGCGAAGAGGTGAAGCCCCAGATGTACGGCAAAAACCAGGAAGTCCTGGTGCGGATGTTCGGCCCCGACCGGTTTACGGCCGCCGAAATGGACGAGCTGGCCTTTCGCAAAGAACAGCGCTACCAGCAGGAATTCCGGCCCCACCTGGCCCTGCTGCCCGGCCTGCCCGAGTTTCTGGCGCGGGCCCACCAGCAAGGAATTCCAATGGCCATCGGCTCGGCCGCCATTCCCTTCAACATCGACTTCGTGCTCGACACGCTCGGCATCCGGCCCTACTTCCGGGCCATCGTCAGCGCCGACGACGTGACGCGCAGCAAGCCCCATCCCGAAACCTTCCTCAAAGCCGCCGGGCAGCTCGGCGTTCTTCCCTCCGACTGCCTCGTCTTCGAAGACGTGCCCAAAGGCGCCGAAGCCGCCCGCAATGCCGGCATGAAGGCCGTCATCCTCACCACCACCCACGAGCCGAGCGAGTTTGCCCACCTGCCCAACATCCTGCACTTCGCCCCCGACTTCCGGGACGAAGCCATAAAGAGCCTCCTCGACAACGCCTAA